One Lucilia cuprina isolate Lc7/37 chromosome 4, ASM2204524v1, whole genome shotgun sequence DNA segment encodes these proteins:
- the LOC111677337 gene encoding L-dopachrome tautomerase yellow-f2-like isoform X1 encodes MILRLICIVSVIFLYSVLHTKADGMIEVFKWKQMDYYNRGNNPMTTGPTITSPPSGKTPKSGIIYFPGQYHGARSRRQVNNNASYIPYNNVPMGATHFKGRLFVTMPRRRVGIPSTLNYIDLNKDGAQESPKLIAYPDFETNQLTSNSDHLVSVYRTSVDSCGRLWFIDTGMLEYPNNFMQIQRPTIWIIDLRTDKVIRRFEIPASVAAEGRGLASITPDTDKGCDKTFAYIPDLVSNQLYVYSYELNKMWSFEHNYFNFDPIAGDLNIGGQSFSWNDGIFSVSLGPKERDNSRNILFHAMASNNEFVVNNAVLQNERNAQRGSHGQDFRLLGNRGDNKQSTMHEYDPRTGVVFYAEIQRNGVGCWNTRKPFNAANHGQVAQNEQTMIYPSDLTIDEDGTMWVMTNSMPIFIYSTLDTNKFNFRVWKQNTVTAVQNTVCA; translated from the exons atgattttacgTTTAATATGTATTGTTTcggttatatttttatattctgtaTTACATACAAAAGCAGATGGTATGATTGAGGTTTTCAAATGGAAACAAATGGATTATTACAACCGTGGAAACAATCCCATGACAACAGGTCCAACTATAACTAGCCCACCATCGGGTAAGACACCAAAATCAG gaattatatattttcctGGCCAATATCATGGAGCAAGAAGTAGGCGTCAAGTAAACAACAATGCTTCGTATATACCTTATAATAATGTACCGATGGGAGCTACACATTTCAAAGGACGTTTATTTGTTACAATGCCAAGGAGAAGAGTTGGTATACCATCAACCTTGAATTATATTGATTTGAATAAAGATGGTGCACAAGAAAGTCCAAAATTAATAGCATATCCCGATTTTGAAACAAATCAGTTAACG TCCAATAGTGATCATTTAGTTTCCGTATATCGCACAAGTGTTGATAGTTGTGGTCGTTTATGGTTTATTGATACAGGAATGTTGGAATATCCCA ATAACTTTATGCAAATTCAAAGACCCACAATTTGGATAATTGATTTACGTACAGATAAAGTTATAAGGCGTTTTGAAATACCAGCATCTGTGGCAGCCGAAGGTAGAGGTTTAGCCAGCATTACTCCCGATACAGATAAAGGATGCGATAAAACCTTTGCTTATATACCAGACTTGGTTAGCAATCAACTTTATGTGTATAG ttaCGAGTTAAATAAAATGTGGTCATTTGAgcataattatttcaattttgatCCTATTGCTGGTGATTTGAATATTGGTGGACAGTCTTTCAGCTGGAATGATGGTATTTTTTCAGTCAGCTTGGGACCAAAAGAACGAGATAATTCACGCAATATTTTATTCCATGCCATGGCAAGTAATAATGAGTTCGTAGTTAACAATGCTGTGCTGCAAAACGAAAGAAATGCTCAACGTGGCAGTCATGGTCAAGATTTTCGTCTTTTGGGTAATCGCGGTGATAACAAACAGTCGACTATGCACGAATATGATCCTCGTACTGGAGTGGTATTTTATGCTGAAATTCAACGTAATGGAGTTGGTTGCTGGAATACACGTAAGCCATTTAACGCAGCTAATCATGGTCAAGTGGCACAAAATGAACAAACCATGATATATCCAAGTGATTTGACg ATTGATGAAGATGGTACCATGTGGGTGATGACTAATTCTATgcctatttttatttattctactTTAGACACAAACAAGTTTAATTTCCGCGTTTGGAAACAAAATACAGTAACTGCTGTTCAAAACACTGTGTGTgcttaa
- the LOC111677337 gene encoding L-dopachrome tautomerase yellow-f2-like isoform X2: MILRLICIVSVIFLYSVLHTKADGMIEVFKWKQMDYYNRGNNPMTTGPTITSPPSGIIYFPGQYHGARSRRQVNNNASYIPYNNVPMGATHFKGRLFVTMPRRRVGIPSTLNYIDLNKDGAQESPKLIAYPDFETNQLTSNSDHLVSVYRTSVDSCGRLWFIDTGMLEYPNNFMQIQRPTIWIIDLRTDKVIRRFEIPASVAAEGRGLASITPDTDKGCDKTFAYIPDLVSNQLYVYSYELNKMWSFEHNYFNFDPIAGDLNIGGQSFSWNDGIFSVSLGPKERDNSRNILFHAMASNNEFVVNNAVLQNERNAQRGSHGQDFRLLGNRGDNKQSTMHEYDPRTGVVFYAEIQRNGVGCWNTRKPFNAANHGQVAQNEQTMIYPSDLTIDEDGTMWVMTNSMPIFIYSTLDTNKFNFRVWKQNTVTAVQNTVCA; encoded by the exons atgattttacgTTTAATATGTATTGTTTcggttatatttttatattctgtaTTACATACAAAAGCAGATGGTATGATTGAGGTTTTCAAATGGAAACAAATGGATTATTACAACCGTGGAAACAATCCCATGACAACAGGTCCAACTATAACTAGCCCACCATCGG gaattatatattttcctGGCCAATATCATGGAGCAAGAAGTAGGCGTCAAGTAAACAACAATGCTTCGTATATACCTTATAATAATGTACCGATGGGAGCTACACATTTCAAAGGACGTTTATTTGTTACAATGCCAAGGAGAAGAGTTGGTATACCATCAACCTTGAATTATATTGATTTGAATAAAGATGGTGCACAAGAAAGTCCAAAATTAATAGCATATCCCGATTTTGAAACAAATCAGTTAACG TCCAATAGTGATCATTTAGTTTCCGTATATCGCACAAGTGTTGATAGTTGTGGTCGTTTATGGTTTATTGATACAGGAATGTTGGAATATCCCA ATAACTTTATGCAAATTCAAAGACCCACAATTTGGATAATTGATTTACGTACAGATAAAGTTATAAGGCGTTTTGAAATACCAGCATCTGTGGCAGCCGAAGGTAGAGGTTTAGCCAGCATTACTCCCGATACAGATAAAGGATGCGATAAAACCTTTGCTTATATACCAGACTTGGTTAGCAATCAACTTTATGTGTATAG ttaCGAGTTAAATAAAATGTGGTCATTTGAgcataattatttcaattttgatCCTATTGCTGGTGATTTGAATATTGGTGGACAGTCTTTCAGCTGGAATGATGGTATTTTTTCAGTCAGCTTGGGACCAAAAGAACGAGATAATTCACGCAATATTTTATTCCATGCCATGGCAAGTAATAATGAGTTCGTAGTTAACAATGCTGTGCTGCAAAACGAAAGAAATGCTCAACGTGGCAGTCATGGTCAAGATTTTCGTCTTTTGGGTAATCGCGGTGATAACAAACAGTCGACTATGCACGAATATGATCCTCGTACTGGAGTGGTATTTTATGCTGAAATTCAACGTAATGGAGTTGGTTGCTGGAATACACGTAAGCCATTTAACGCAGCTAATCATGGTCAAGTGGCACAAAATGAACAAACCATGATATATCCAAGTGATTTGACg ATTGATGAAGATGGTACCATGTGGGTGATGACTAATTCTATgcctatttttatttattctactTTAGACACAAACAAGTTTAATTTCCGCGTTTGGAAACAAAATACAGTAACTGCTGTTCAAAACACTGTGTGTgcttaa